The DNA sequence CCCACCCGGATCGCGGGCAGATGACCACTGTGCACCAGCCGGTACACGGTCATCTTCGACACTCGCATCACCGAGGCGACTTCCGCCACGGTAAGGAACTGAACCTCGTTCAGAGGCCTCTCGCCTGCTGCAGCCATGACACACCTGAACCTTCCGCACTCGACGGCCACCGGCTTCCCCTTCCGGTGACTCTTCGTCGTTGCGTGCTCACTCCCCAGGGTAGGGGCGGGTGATGCGAGTGGGGAAGAGGTGCAGCCATCGGCGACCTACTGTGACAGACACGCTCGATTGAGTACGTAGCGGGTAAGCGGCCGGTAGTAACCAGACCGCACAGCGTCATCAAGTGGAACGACGACGGACACGACCCCCTCCGCCTCCCCCACGAAGAGCGCCGGGTCATCGGTATCGGCCAGCCCAATCGCCTCAAACCCCAGCTGACCTGCCCCGCAGACCCACCCGTGATCCCCGATCACCAGCTCGGGCAACGGCCCGCCGGCCTCCGCCGCGGCAGCCAGCGCGGTACGAACCGGGAGCGGTGAGTGCGTGTGTGCGCCGGGCTCACAACCGGGGCGAGAGGGGTCGGGTTCGCGCACCAACGCGACTCCTCG is a window from the Streptomyces sp. NBC_00299 genome containing:
- a CDS encoding helix-turn-helix domain-containing protein; amino-acid sequence: MAAAGERPLNEVQFLTVAEVASVMRVSKMTVYRLVHSGHLPAIRVGRSFRVPEQAVHEYLRESYVGVETA